ACCAATCTTTTCGTAGAAACCCTGCTGGTGAGTAGTCATTAGGTAAACACGCTCAACCGACTTCATCCGGGGATGTCTCAAAACAGTTTCTACTAAATTGCTTCCCAACCCACTATGTTGATACTCTGGATGAATCACAACATCCCAAATTGTGGCGCGATAGATGCCATCAGATGTTGCTCTAGCAAAGCCAATGAGTCGATCGCTATTCCAGACGGAAATCACTGGTTCACTATTGGCAATAGCTATACCTAAGTCTTCAATACTGCGTCCCTTTGCCCAGAAAGCGGAAACGTTTAACAGTTCTTGGAGTTGGTAAAGGTCAATTTCAGACTTGCGATCGCTAAATTTAATCTGAAGATCGTTCATGTATGGCATCCACTTTTAGCAGTATCTTTGAGCAGACATTTGGTGAAATTAAATATGCATTATTCAGAAATATTGTAGAGACTTAGCACTACTACATCTCTACATTCTTTTTCAGCAGATGTCTCGTACAATGTCTAAGCTAGTAATGAAAAGTTGGTAGTAAGGGACTTGCGTGAAAATAAAGTACCAATAAACCGAGTTTCGACACTATTAACCCGCAGATCCCTAAGCACTTTAGTGCTGAGAAAATTAAGGACTCAAGTCCTTACTACGAAATTGCTTACCCATTAATTTAAACTTTGAGTTAAGTCATATTTTTCTATAAATTGCTGTACGTGTAGAGAAAGAAAATTTAATGACAAACCCACTTCCATAGAGGATGAGTTTTTCCCTGTTGACGTATCCGATAAACTTGTTTTTCTAAACGTTGTTTTTCCTGCGGTGGTAGTCCAAGTAGAATATTCCGACTTTGCCAAACTAAAACAGCAGCAGTCATCCCCAGACAAAAGGCGAGACCGAAGGTAGACAGTGGATGGTAGAATAATCCAAATCTCACTGCCACCCAGGTAAAATATTGTTGCCACAGAGCAATTTCTGTACGTAGACCCCACAAGGAGACAGGCGCAATCGTCAGCCATAAACAGCCCACAAATAGCCACCTGCCATATACTGTTAGCTGATGTAGCCTTTGTACTTGTTGAGCAAACGATGGGTCAGATTTCTCAAAATCTGGGACAGTATTTAATCGTTCTTCCGGTTGATCCATAGGGGAATAAATGGAGTCAGGATTCAGGAGTCAGGATTCAGAATTCAGAACACTTGACCCATGAAGGGATAGAGTTTTAAGGCAATAATGTTTGAATTTGCTTTCGCCCACAATTCGGCTTGGTTTTAAACCAATATTCATTACCCAGTCAGACAAAATTCATACTGAATTCTGGCTCCTGAGTTCTGAATTCTTCTTAAAAAATTGCAAGGCGTGGGTGAGCAATTCAAAATGCTTTCACCCAATTGTGAAATATACACAAGTTTAACTATCCTGGGAACTGGGAGATGTATCAATTGAATCAGCATTGTCTAACACCTGGGATTCCCCTTTACGCTCTCGCCACCAAGTTAGAAGAGTACTGGCGATGAAAATACTCGAATAAGCTCCCATTGTGAAGCCAATAATCAAAGCGAGGGAAAAGTATTTCAGTGTTTCCCCACCAAATAGAAAGATTGCAGATAATGTCAGTAATACAGTTAAGGTAGTGTTGATCGATCTTGTCAATGTTTGGTTAACCGCATCATCTACAATTTCGGCAATCGGCTGTTCGGGATGGACTTTAAGGGTTTCCCGAATGCGATCGTAAATTACCACTGTATCGTTGACAGAAAAACCTGTGATCGTAAGTAAGGCGACGATAAAAAGGCTATCTACTTCGATGCCTGCTACCAAACCCAAAAATGAAAAAGACCCTACTGTGATCAAGATATCGTGGAGTAGGGCAACGATCGCAAACACAGCATAATCTAATTGGAAGCGGAAAGTCATGTAGATAGTAATACCGATGAAGGAAACTATCAGAGCTAACATCCCAGATGTAAACAGTTCTTTTCCCAAGGTAGGGCCAACAGAGTCAATCTGGTTCTTTTGTGGGTCAAAAACGCCGATTTCTTCGCTCAAAGCGTTTTGTAATTTGGTACGTTGATCGACACCCAAATCTTTTGACCGAATTAGTACACCATTTTCTACACCATTTTCTGAGACAAGTTGGATACTGCTATCACCTAGTCCCTGTGCTTTTGCTACTTCCCGGACAGCGTTGATATCAATTGGTTTGTCGCAGTTACCGGGTTTGGTGCAATCTCGGACAAACTGCAACCGCGTACCACCGATAAAATCTAAACCGGGGCGTAAGGGGGAACGAATACTGGGTTGTTGCCAAGAAATCACCATTGAGATGATACCAGCGATGATGATAGCCGCAGAAATACTCCACCAAAGCGATCGCGATTTATTAATGCTTAGTTTCATTGAGTCACCTCTGCCTTATTCGACGCTGGCAGGTTTGGATAGAAAAGTTCTGTCTTCCGCAAAGAATTAATTGAAATTGCCAAAAATAGCAATGTCCGACTACAGGTAATTGCGGTAAACATACTCACAGCTACTCCCAAAGCTAAGGTTAGAGCAAAGCCTTTGACTAAACCAGACCCCAGCCAAAACAGGGCAGCGCAAGCAATCCATGTAGTGACGTTGCTATCTAAAATACTAGAAAATGCTCGATAAAAACCAGATTCCACGGAACGATACAGAGATTTACCAGCCCGCAATTCTTCCCGCGTCCTTTCAAAAATTAGCACGTTGGCATCAACTGCCATCCCAATGCTGAGAATAAAACCAGCAATTCCTGGCAAAGTTAGGGTAACACCCAACAAAGCAAAGGTTGACCAAGTTAAGAGAG
This portion of the Nostoc sp. GT001 genome encodes:
- a CDS encoding GNAT family N-acetyltransferase; this translates as MNDLQIKFSDRKSEIDLYQLQELLNVSAFWAKGRSIEDLGIAIANSEPVISVWNSDRLIGFARATSDGIYRATIWDVVIHPEYQHSGLGSNLVETVLRHPRMKSVERVYLMTTHQQGFYEKIGFQTNSTTTMVLHNQANRAFVSATEVQFQESLGG
- the secF gene encoding protein translocase subunit SecF, with protein sequence MKLSINKSRSLWWSISAAIIIAGIISMVISWQQPSIRSPLRPGLDFIGGTRLQFVRDCTKPGNCDKPIDINAVREVAKAQGLGDSSIQLVSENGVENGVLIRSKDLGVDQRTKLQNALSEEIGVFDPQKNQIDSVGPTLGKELFTSGMLALIVSFIGITIYMTFRFQLDYAVFAIVALLHDILITVGSFSFLGLVAGIEVDSLFIVALLTITGFSVNDTVVIYDRIRETLKVHPEQPIAEIVDDAVNQTLTRSINTTLTVLLTLSAIFLFGGETLKYFSLALIIGFTMGAYSSIFIASTLLTWWRERKGESQVLDNADSIDTSPSSQDS